The Falco peregrinus isolate bFalPer1 chromosome 9, bFalPer1.pri, whole genome shotgun sequence genome includes a window with the following:
- the BTBD10 gene encoding BTB/POZ domain-containing protein 10 isoform X1, with amino-acid sequence MPKDADLACKAAFLEGTEFLCPLISKLFPCFCVSSLIDARGSTSSRIAKGIDYTKMSLHGASGGHERSRDRRRSSDRSRDSSHERAESQLTPCIRNVTSPTRQYHSDREKDHSSSRPSSPRPQKTSPNGSVVSMGNSSRNSSQSSSDGSCKAGGEMVFVYENGKEGARNVRTSERVTLIVDNTRFVVDPSIFTAQPNTMLGRMFGSGREHNFTRPNDKGEYEVAEGIGSTVFRAILDYYKTGVIRCPDGISIPELREACDYLCISFEYSTIKCRDLSALMHELSNDGARKQFEFYLEEMILPLMVASAQSGERECHIVVLTDDDVVDWDEEYPPQMGEEYSQIIYSTKLYRFFKYIENRDVAKSVLKERGLKKIRLGIEGYPTYKEKVKKRPGGRPEVIYNYVQRPFIRMSWEKEEGKSRHVDFQCVKSKSITNLAAAAADIPQDQLVVMHPTPQVDELDILPIHPPPSNSEMDTEGQNPPL; translated from the exons cacCTCATCTCGTATTGCTAAAGGAATAGACTACACAAAAATGAGCCTCCATGGCGCAAGTGGTGGACATGAGAGATCAAGGGACAGACGCAGATCAAGTGACAGATCTCGTGACTCATCCCATGAGAGAGCAGAATCTCAGCTCACTCCATGCATCAGGAATGTCACTTCACCAACAAGACAGTATCATTCTG ATCGTGAGAAGGATCATAGTTCATCTCGACCAAGCAGTCCTCGTCCTCAGAAGACTTCCCCTAACGGTTCTGTTGTTAGCAtgggcaacagcagcaggaacagtaGCCAGTCAAGCTCAGACGGGAGCTGCAAGGCTGGTGGGGAAATGGTATTTGtatatgaaaatggaaaagagggAGCTCGGAATGTAAGAACTTCTGAACGAGTAACACTCATAGTGGATAACACCCGATTCGTTGTAGATCCTTCTATCTTTACGGCACAACCTAATACAATGTTGGGCAG GATGTTTGGATCAGGCAGAGAACATAACTTTACACGCCCTAATGACAAAGGAGAGTATGAAGTTGCTGAAGGAATTGGTTCCACTGTGTTTCGTGCTATTTTG GATTACTACAAGACTGGAGTGATACGCTGCCCTGATGGGATATCTATTCCTGAACTGAGAGAAGCGTGTGATTATCTCTGTATCTCCTTCGAGTATAGTACTATTAAATGCAGAGATCTTA GTGCTCTCATGCATGAATTGTCAAATGATGGTGCTCGCAAGCAATTTGAGTTTTATCTAGAAGAAATGATTCTCCCATTAATGGTAGCCAGTGCCCAAAGTGGTGAGAGGGAGTGCCACATTGTTGTGCTGACAGATGATGACGTTGTTGACTGGGATGAAGAGTATCCCCCACAAATGGGAGAGGAGTATTCACAAa taatTTACAGCACAAAGTTGTACAGATTCTTCAAATACATTGAAAATAGAGATGTGGCCAAATCAGTTCTGAAGGAAAGGGGGCTCAAGAAGATCCGCCTGGGCATTGAAG GTTACCCGACATAcaaagagaaagtgaaaaagcGGCCGGGCGGAAGGCCGGAGGTGATCTACAACTACGTCCAAAGACCATTTATTCGGATGTcatgggagaaggaggaaggaaagagtcGCCATGTCGACTTCCAGTGTGTGAAAAGCAAATCTATTACAAATTtggcagcggcggcagcagaTATACCCCAGGACCAGCTTGTAGTAATGCATCCCACCCCCCAGGTAGATGAGCTGGATATTCTGCCTATTCATCCTCCACCTAGTAACAGTGAGATGGATACCGAGGGACAAAACCCACCGCTCTGA
- the BTBD10 gene encoding BTB/POZ domain-containing protein 10 isoform X2: MAGRPHPYDSNSSDPENWDRKFHNRPRKLCKHSSTSSRIAKGIDYTKMSLHGASGGHERSRDRRRSSDRSRDSSHERAESQLTPCIRNVTSPTRQYHSDREKDHSSSRPSSPRPQKTSPNGSVVSMGNSSRNSSQSSSDGSCKAGGEMVFVYENGKEGARNVRTSERVTLIVDNTRFVVDPSIFTAQPNTMLGRMFGSGREHNFTRPNDKGEYEVAEGIGSTVFRAILDYYKTGVIRCPDGISIPELREACDYLCISFEYSTIKCRDLSALMHELSNDGARKQFEFYLEEMILPLMVASAQSGERECHIVVLTDDDVVDWDEEYPPQMGEEYSQIIYSTKLYRFFKYIENRDVAKSVLKERGLKKIRLGIEGYPTYKEKVKKRPGGRPEVIYNYVQRPFIRMSWEKEEGKSRHVDFQCVKSKSITNLAAAAADIPQDQLVVMHPTPQVDELDILPIHPPPSNSEMDTEGQNPPL; this comes from the exons cacCTCATCTCGTATTGCTAAAGGAATAGACTACACAAAAATGAGCCTCCATGGCGCAAGTGGTGGACATGAGAGATCAAGGGACAGACGCAGATCAAGTGACAGATCTCGTGACTCATCCCATGAGAGAGCAGAATCTCAGCTCACTCCATGCATCAGGAATGTCACTTCACCAACAAGACAGTATCATTCTG ATCGTGAGAAGGATCATAGTTCATCTCGACCAAGCAGTCCTCGTCCTCAGAAGACTTCCCCTAACGGTTCTGTTGTTAGCAtgggcaacagcagcaggaacagtaGCCAGTCAAGCTCAGACGGGAGCTGCAAGGCTGGTGGGGAAATGGTATTTGtatatgaaaatggaaaagagggAGCTCGGAATGTAAGAACTTCTGAACGAGTAACACTCATAGTGGATAACACCCGATTCGTTGTAGATCCTTCTATCTTTACGGCACAACCTAATACAATGTTGGGCAG GATGTTTGGATCAGGCAGAGAACATAACTTTACACGCCCTAATGACAAAGGAGAGTATGAAGTTGCTGAAGGAATTGGTTCCACTGTGTTTCGTGCTATTTTG GATTACTACAAGACTGGAGTGATACGCTGCCCTGATGGGATATCTATTCCTGAACTGAGAGAAGCGTGTGATTATCTCTGTATCTCCTTCGAGTATAGTACTATTAAATGCAGAGATCTTA GTGCTCTCATGCATGAATTGTCAAATGATGGTGCTCGCAAGCAATTTGAGTTTTATCTAGAAGAAATGATTCTCCCATTAATGGTAGCCAGTGCCCAAAGTGGTGAGAGGGAGTGCCACATTGTTGTGCTGACAGATGATGACGTTGTTGACTGGGATGAAGAGTATCCCCCACAAATGGGAGAGGAGTATTCACAAa taatTTACAGCACAAAGTTGTACAGATTCTTCAAATACATTGAAAATAGAGATGTGGCCAAATCAGTTCTGAAGGAAAGGGGGCTCAAGAAGATCCGCCTGGGCATTGAAG GTTACCCGACATAcaaagagaaagtgaaaaagcGGCCGGGCGGAAGGCCGGAGGTGATCTACAACTACGTCCAAAGACCATTTATTCGGATGTcatgggagaaggaggaaggaaagagtcGCCATGTCGACTTCCAGTGTGTGAAAAGCAAATCTATTACAAATTtggcagcggcggcagcagaTATACCCCAGGACCAGCTTGTAGTAATGCATCCCACCCCCCAGGTAGATGAGCTGGATATTCTGCCTATTCATCCTCCACCTAGTAACAGTGAGATGGATACCGAGGGACAAAACCCACCGCTCTGA
- the BTBD10 gene encoding BTB/POZ domain-containing protein 10 isoform X3: MSLHGASGGHERSRDRRRSSDRSRDSSHERAESQLTPCIRNVTSPTRQYHSDREKDHSSSRPSSPRPQKTSPNGSVVSMGNSSRNSSQSSSDGSCKAGGEMVFVYENGKEGARNVRTSERVTLIVDNTRFVVDPSIFTAQPNTMLGRMFGSGREHNFTRPNDKGEYEVAEGIGSTVFRAILDYYKTGVIRCPDGISIPELREACDYLCISFEYSTIKCRDLSALMHELSNDGARKQFEFYLEEMILPLMVASAQSGERECHIVVLTDDDVVDWDEEYPPQMGEEYSQIIYSTKLYRFFKYIENRDVAKSVLKERGLKKIRLGIEGYPTYKEKVKKRPGGRPEVIYNYVQRPFIRMSWEKEEGKSRHVDFQCVKSKSITNLAAAAADIPQDQLVVMHPTPQVDELDILPIHPPPSNSEMDTEGQNPPL, encoded by the exons ATGAGCCTCCATGGCGCAAGTGGTGGACATGAGAGATCAAGGGACAGACGCAGATCAAGTGACAGATCTCGTGACTCATCCCATGAGAGAGCAGAATCTCAGCTCACTCCATGCATCAGGAATGTCACTTCACCAACAAGACAGTATCATTCTG ATCGTGAGAAGGATCATAGTTCATCTCGACCAAGCAGTCCTCGTCCTCAGAAGACTTCCCCTAACGGTTCTGTTGTTAGCAtgggcaacagcagcaggaacagtaGCCAGTCAAGCTCAGACGGGAGCTGCAAGGCTGGTGGGGAAATGGTATTTGtatatgaaaatggaaaagagggAGCTCGGAATGTAAGAACTTCTGAACGAGTAACACTCATAGTGGATAACACCCGATTCGTTGTAGATCCTTCTATCTTTACGGCACAACCTAATACAATGTTGGGCAG GATGTTTGGATCAGGCAGAGAACATAACTTTACACGCCCTAATGACAAAGGAGAGTATGAAGTTGCTGAAGGAATTGGTTCCACTGTGTTTCGTGCTATTTTG GATTACTACAAGACTGGAGTGATACGCTGCCCTGATGGGATATCTATTCCTGAACTGAGAGAAGCGTGTGATTATCTCTGTATCTCCTTCGAGTATAGTACTATTAAATGCAGAGATCTTA GTGCTCTCATGCATGAATTGTCAAATGATGGTGCTCGCAAGCAATTTGAGTTTTATCTAGAAGAAATGATTCTCCCATTAATGGTAGCCAGTGCCCAAAGTGGTGAGAGGGAGTGCCACATTGTTGTGCTGACAGATGATGACGTTGTTGACTGGGATGAAGAGTATCCCCCACAAATGGGAGAGGAGTATTCACAAa taatTTACAGCACAAAGTTGTACAGATTCTTCAAATACATTGAAAATAGAGATGTGGCCAAATCAGTTCTGAAGGAAAGGGGGCTCAAGAAGATCCGCCTGGGCATTGAAG GTTACCCGACATAcaaagagaaagtgaaaaagcGGCCGGGCGGAAGGCCGGAGGTGATCTACAACTACGTCCAAAGACCATTTATTCGGATGTcatgggagaaggaggaaggaaagagtcGCCATGTCGACTTCCAGTGTGTGAAAAGCAAATCTATTACAAATTtggcagcggcggcagcagaTATACCCCAGGACCAGCTTGTAGTAATGCATCCCACCCCCCAGGTAGATGAGCTGGATATTCTGCCTATTCATCCTCCACCTAGTAACAGTGAGATGGATACCGAGGGACAAAACCCACCGCTCTGA